The sequence TGTTCATCGGCGCGACGACGGAAAACCCGTCGTTCGAGGTGAATTCGGCGCTGCTGTCCCGCGCTACCGTGCATGTGTTGCATGCGCTGGACGCCACCGATTTGCGCCAATTGCTCACCCGGGCGCAAAGCGTGCTGGACGCGCCGCCTTTGAGCGACGCTGCCGCCTCGCGCCTCATCGCCTGGGCCGATGGCGACGCACGCCGCTTGCTCAACGCCTACGACAACCTCGTCGCCCAAGCCGAAGGCGCCTCCGAACTGGACGAGGCGCTGTTGGAGCGTTCCCTTGGGGAACAACTGCGCCGCTACGACAAGGGCGGCGATCAGTTTTACGACACGATTTCCGCCCTGCACAAATCCGTGCGCGGCTCCGACCCGGATGCAGCCCTGTATTGGTTCGCCCGCATGATCGATGGCGGGGCCGATCCGCGTTACCTGGCGCGGCGCCTCATCCGCATGGCCAACGAGGACGTGGGCAACGCCGACCCCCGCGCCCTGCGTCTGGCCCTGGACGCCGCCGAAACCTACGAGCGCCTGGGCAGCCCCGAAGGCGAGCTGGCGTTGGCGCAGGCCGTGGTGTATCTGGCGGTGGCGCCCAAGTCGAATGCGGTGTATGTGGCCTGGAAAGCCGCGCAGGCCCTGGTGAAAACCCAAGGCTCGCAACCCGTGCCCGCGCACCTGCGCAACGCGCCGACTTCGCTGATGAAACACCTGGGCCACGGGGCGGGCTACCGCTACGCCCATGACGAGCCGGGCGGTTTTTCGGCTGGGCAATCGTACTGGCCGGACGGAATGCCGTCTCACCCCCTCTACCAACCCGTCGCACGGGGGCTGGAGCTGAAGATTGGGGAAAAATTGAATCAGTTGCGCTCGCTCAACGAAGCGGCGAATAACCCTCTGCCCGACCGGGCCTGATTGGCGAATTCATCGCCAAGAAACGGAAAACACCGAGTCAATACCCTGGGGGTGCTTCCTAAAATCGGCCGCGCTTGGGCGCCGTTGTGCGCCGCCGGGTGGCTGCTGGGTGGAAGGCGGGCTTCCGGGTGGCGGGATTCTTGCAATCTGCGCCGGGCATGAGGCCGGGGCGTTCTCGCCCCGTCACGACCCAACCCTGGAGAAAGCCTTCAATGGACATTTTTGTGCAACAGATCATCAATGGTCTGGTGCTCGGGAGCATGTATGCGCTCGTGGCACTGGGCTACACGATGGTGTACGGCATCATCAGCTTGATCAACTTCGCCCACGGTGAAGTGCTGATGGTGGGGGCGATGGTGAGTTGGACGGTCATCACCTTCCTGCAAGACAGTGGTCTGCCCGGTTGGGCCTTGCTGCTGCTGTCGCTGGTGGCCGCCATCATCGTGTGTTCGATTTTGAACTTCACGATTGAAAAGATCGCTTACCGACCGTTGCGCAATGCGCCACGCTTGGCCCCGCTGATCACCGCCATGGGCATGAGCCTGCTGCTGCAAACGCTGGCGATGATCATCTGGAAGCCCAATCCCAAGCCCTTTCCCTCGGTGATCCCGATGGAGGTGTTCTTCCTGTGGGAAGACGGCCCCGTCATCACGCTGACCCAAATCCTCATCCTCGTGACCACCGTCACGGTGCTCGGTCTGCTGCTGTGGTTGGTGAACCGCACCAAGCTGGGCCGCGCCATGCGTGCCACCGCTGAAAACCCGCGTGTGGCCAGTTTGATGGGCGTGCGCCCGGATCACATCATCAGCGCCACGTTCGTGATCGGTGCCACGCTGGCCGCGCTGGCCGGCATCATGTGGGCCGCCAACTACGGCACGGTGCAGCACTCGATGGGGTTCTTGCCGGGCCTGAAAGCCTTCACGGCGGCGGTGTTCGGGGGCATCGGCAACCTCACGGGCGCGATGGTCGGCGGGGTGCTGCTGGGCCTGATCGAAGCCCTGGGCGGCGGTTACCTGGGTGAACTGACGGGCGGTGTCTTCGGCAGCCACTACGTTGAGATCTTCGCCTTCTTGGTGCTGATCCTGGTGCTGACGCTGCGCCCCTCGGGCCTGATGGGCGAACGTGTCGCCGACCGCGCTTGATGAGCGCGCCCTGCACGGAGAAACACGCATCATGAAATCTCAGAAGATTGTCATCTTCCTGCTGGCGGCTTTTGCGCTGCTGGCACTGCCCCTGCTGGCCGGCTCGTTCGGCCAGGGCTGGGTGCGCATCATGGCCTTGGCGCTGCTGTATGTGCTGCTGGCGCTGGGGTTGAACATCGTGGTCGGTTACGCCGGCTTGCTGGACTTGGGCTACGTGGCGTTCTACGCCGTGGGCGCCTACATGTTCGCCTTGCTGGCCTCGCCGCACCTCACCGACAACTTCGAGTGGATCAAAGCCATGTTCCCCGAAGGTTTGCACATGCCGATTTGGCTGGTGATCCCAATGGCGGCGTTGATCGCTGGGGTCGCCGGCATGGTCTTGGGTGCGCCCACGCTCAAGCTGCGCGGGGACTATCTGGCCATCGTGACCCTCGGTTTTGGCGAAATCATCCGGGTGTTCATGAACAACCTGGAACATCCCATCAACCTGACCAACGGCCCGCGTGGCATCAGCCAAATCGATCCGATGCGCCTGTTCGGTGTGGATTTCAGCCAACCACTGCACCTGGGTGGCCTGGAAATTCCCGGCGTGACGCTGTACTACTACCTGTTCCTCGCCCTGGTGGTGTTCGCGGTGGTGCTGTGCCACCGCTTGGCAGACTCGCGCATTGGCCGCGCTTGGATGGCCATTCGTGAAGACGAAATCGCCGCCAAAGCCATGGGCCTGAACACCCGCAACCTCAAGCTGATGGCCTTCGGCATGGGCGCGACGTTCGGTGGCGTGTCCGGTGCGATGTTCGCGGCCTTCCAAGGCTTCGTGTCGCCGGAATCGTTCACGCTGATGGAGTCGGTGATGATCGTGGCGATGGTGGTGCTGGGCGGTTTGGGCCACATCCCGGGCGTGATTCTGGGAGCGTTGCTGCTGGCGGCCCTGCCCGAAGTGCTGCGCTACGTCGCCGGCCCGCTGCAACAACTCACCGATGGCCGGTTGGATGCCGCCATCCTGCGCCAGTTGCTGATCGCGCTGGCCATGATCGTCATCATGCTGCTGCGCCCGCGTGGTCTGTGGCCCTCGCCTGAGCATGGCAAGGCCGCCCCGCACGCTGTCAAGCTGCCCTGATCGACCCTGAGATACGGAAGGAAACCCATTCCATGAGCCAACCCGTCCTCAACGTCCAGGGCGTCTCCAAGCGATTCGGCGGCTTGCAAGCCCTGTCCGGCGTGAACATGACCATCCTGCCCGGCCAGGTCTACGGCCTGATCGGCCCGAACGGCGCCGGTAAAACGACGTTCTTCAACGTCATCACCGGCCTGTACACGCCCGATGGTGGCACCTTCGAACTCGGCGGCGCGCCCTACAAACCAACCACGGTTCACGAAGTGGCCAAAGCCGGCATTGCCCGTACTTTCCAGAACATCCGGCTGTTTGCGGAGATGACGGCGCTGGAAAACGTCATGGTTGGCCGGCACGTTCGCACGAACTCGGGGCTGCTGGGCGCGATGTTCCGCACCGCCGGTTTCAAGGCCGAGGAAGCCGCCATCCGCCGCCGAGCGCAGGAGCTGCTCGACTACGTCGGCATCGGTAACTTCGCCCACTACAAGGCGCGCACCTTGAGTTATGGCGACCAGCGTCGTTTGGAAATCGCCCGCGCCCTGGCCACCGACCCGAAGCTGATCGCCTTGGACGAACCCGCCGCCGGCATGAACGCCACCGAAAAAGTGGTGCTGCGCGAGCTGATCGACCGCATCCGCAAGGACGGACGCACCATCCTCATCATCGAACACGACGTGAAGCTGGTGATGGGCCTGTGTGACCGCGTCACGGTGCTGGACTACGGCAAACAAATTGCCGAAGGCACCGCCGCCGAGGTGCAGCGCAACGAAAAGGTGATCGAAGCCTATCTGGGCGCCGGTCATCAACCGCACTGAGCGCGCCGCAAGAACGAGGATCAGCACATGACACAAGCAACTTTGCTCAAAATCAGCGGCCTGAAGGTGGCATACGGTGGCATTCAGGCCGTCAAAGGCGCCAGTTTCGAGGTGCGCGAGGGCGAATTGGTGAGTTTGATCGGCGCCAACGGGGCCGGCAAGACCACCACCCTGAAAGCTGTGACCGGCCTGCAACCGGTGATGGCGGGGGACATCGAGTACCTCGGCAAGTCCATCAAAGGCCAAGGCGCGTGGGACTTGGCGCGCCAAGGGCTGGTGATGGTGCCCGAAGGCCGGGGCACCTTCACGCGCATGACCATCGTCGAAAACCTCCAGATGGGCGCCTACACCCGCAACGATGGCGAGATCGACGCCGACATCGAGAAGGTGTTCACCACCTTCCCGCGCCTGAAAGAGCGTGCGCAGCAACTGGCCGGCACCATGTCCGGTGGTGAACAGCAAATGCTGGCAATGGGCCGGGCCTTGATGGCACGCCCCAAAGTGCTGCTGTTGGATGAGCCGTCCATGGGCCTGTCGCCCATCATGGTGGACAAAATTTTCGAGGTGATCGAAACCATCCACGGCCAAGGCACGACCATTTTGCTGGTGGAACAAAACGCCAGCCGGGCGCTGGCGCTGGCCAATCGCGGCTATGTGATGGAGTCGGGGGAAGTCACCATGTCCGGCTCGGGGCGCGATCTGCTCGAAGACCCACAGGTGCGCGCAGCCTACCTGGGCCACTGACGTGCGGCATCTGGCATGCTTGGCGTTTTCCAAGCAACCAGATGCCAAGCATGAGTTACAACATTGACCTTTCGGGCCGCGTGGCCCTGGTGACGGGCGCTGCCAGCGGCTTGGGCGAGCAGTTTTCCCGCACTCTGGCCAAAGCCGGCGCCGCCGTGGTGCTGGCGGGCCGCCAACTGGAAGCCCTCAAAACGTTGCGCGCCGAAATCGAAGGCTTCGGTGGTGATGCCCACGTCGTGGCGCTGGACGTGAACGATGTGGACAGCATCCGCGCCGCCGTCGCCCATGCGGAAACGGAAATGGGCGCGCTGGACATTCTCATGAACAGCGCCAGCCTCAGCACCACGCAAAAACTCACCGATGTGACCCCGGACGATTACGACGAGGTCATGAGCGCCAACACCCGGGGCGCCTTCTTCGTCGCACAGGAAGTGGCCAAGCGCATGATCGCCCGCGCCAAGGGCGCCGCACCGGGCACGTTCACGGGCGGGCGCATCGTCAACGTGGCCTCGGTCGTCGGGCTGCGGGCGGTGAGCCAGTTGGGCGTGTACGCCATGAGCAAGGCCGCCGTGATCCAAATGACACGCGCCCAAGCGCTGGAATGGGGCAAGCACGGCATCAACGTCAACGCCATTTGCCCAGGTTACATCGACACCGAACTCAACCACCACCACTGGCAAACCGAACACGGCCAGCGCCTGTTGAGCAGCCTGCCACGCAAGCGTGTCGGCGAGCCCAAGGATCTGGATTCGGTGCTGATGATGCTGTGCGCCAATGAAAGCCACTTCATCAACGGCGCCATCATCCAGGCGGACGATGGTTTCTCGGTCTGAGTGGAGATCTCCGCATGAGTGACCCGCATTTGGTGCTAACCCTACTCGAAGCCCGCGTGCTGGGCGTACTGGTAGAAAAGCAGCACACCGTACCGGACACCTACCCGTTGTCCCTGAACGCTCTGGTGGCGGGCTGCAACCAGAAGACGGCCCGCTCGCCCGTGATGGATGCCAGCGAGGACGACGTGCTGGTGGCACTGGACGGCCTCAAAAGCCACCACCTGGTGCAAACCGTGAGCGGCACCCGCGTGGTGCGCTTTGAGCACAACATGGGGCGGGGGTTGGGGGTGCCAAGCCAATCCGTGGCGCTGCTGACCACGCTGATGCTGCGTGGCCCGCAAACCGTGGCCGAGCTGCGCTTGAACAGCGAGCGCTTGCACCGTTTTGCCGACATGTCGTCCGTCGAAGCCTTTCTCGAAGAACTGACGGAAAAATCTCCCACTCGCGTGGTGAAACTGCCGCGTGCGCCAGGCGAACGCGAAGCACGGTGGACGCATCTGCTGTGTGGCGAACCGACCCTGCCAGCACCTTCGGCGGCGGGTACACACGGGGATGCAGCCAGTGTGAGCGCTGGCGAACTGGCCGCATTGCGAGCGGAAGTGGCCCGGCTCGGTCAGGAGGTGGCCACGCTGCGCGCTTCGCTGGCCGAAGTACGCCGCGAGCTGGGGCTGCCTGAAAGCACTTCTCTCACGCCGGCGTGACGTTTTTTTGTTTTGACACAGGCGCCCACCATGAACACACCGTCTTCGTTGTACGACCGCATTGCCCAAAACTTCGCTGCCCAGGGCCTCATGGCCACGTTGGGGGCCACCCTGGAAGCCGTTGAGGTCGGGGAGGTTCAGATCGCTTTGCCGTACTCACCCAAGGTGTCCCAGCAACAGGGGTTTGTGCATGCGGGGGCCATCACCAGCATCGTGGACAGCGCTTGCGGCTACGCGGCCCTGACCCAATTGCCGCCCGACAAGGACGTGGTCAGCGCTGAATTCAAGATCAACTTGCTGCGCCCCGCCATTGGTGAGCGGTTTGTGGCGGTTGGCCGCGTCCAAAATGCGGGCAGGACGCTGATCGTCTGCACCGGTGAAGTGCGCGCCTACACCGCCCACAGCGACGCTTACAAGGTGGTGGCGTTGATGCAGGCGACGATGGTGGGTGTGGCCCGCTGAAGCAGCCACAAAAAAGCCCGAGGGCTTGCGCACTCGGGCTTTGTTTTTGGCTCCCCGACCTGGGCTCGAACCAGGGACCTACGGATTAACAGTCCGGCGCTCTACCGACTGAGCTATCGGGGAACAAACTTGCTGAATTTTTGGCTCCCCGACCTGGGCTCGAACCAGGGACCTACGGATTAACAGTCCGGCGCTCTACCGACTGAGCTATCGGGGAACAGCTTGCAAGCTGCTGTTGAATGCTGAAACTGAAACGAACCAGCACTCAACTCGGTGTGAGTTTCACTTGGCTCCCCGACCTGGGCTCGAACCAGGGACCTACGGATTAACAGTCCGGCGCTCTACCGACTGAGCTATCGGGGAAGTGAAGCCTCAGATTATAGACAGCTTTTTGGCGTCTTTACAAGCCCATCTGCACACTGATGCGAAAAGTGCGCGGCGCCAGTGGGTACAAATAGGTGTGCTCGTACTGGTAGGGGCTCTCTTTCCAGGCGCGGCGATCCGCTGCGTTGTCCACGCCGGCCCGCAATGTCAGGTCGTGGCCGGACGTGCGCAGGGTGTAGCGTGTGGCCAGGCCGAGCGTTGTCCAACTGGGCAAGCGCAGGCTGTTGTCCGGCAACACCATACGGGAACCTTCGTGGGACACCAACGCCTGCACCGCCCAGCCCGAAGCCCATTGATACCCCAACTGCGCCCGCAACGCCCGCTCTGCCACGTTCTCTGGCACCAACCCGTTGAGGGATGCCGTGGCCGACCCTTGGCGCCGCGCCCGCAACCACATCGCACTGCCTTGCAAGCTCCAAGCGCCCCAACGCACCTCCCCTGTTCCTTCCAAACCCAGGTGATGGGCTTCCCCATCCACCACCCGTTGGCAGGTGCCCGCACCCGCACAAGTGCCTGCGTCGGCGGTCTTGGGTTGGTGGATGTCGAACACACCCAGGCTCCAGCCGCCTGTGGTGCCGTCAAACTTCAGGCCCAGTTCGGTTTGACGGCTCTTGAGCGCCGCCAGCGGCTGCCCCGCGTTGGCGTATGCTGGCTGATTCGGCACCACGCTGGTTTCCACGCCCTGACCCCAGCTCGCATAGGCCACCCACTGCGGGGCCAGCGCATAACTCACCGCCACCCAGGGCGTGGTGACGGCCTGCCGGTACGCCACGGCCTCGCTGCCGTCCGTGTTGACGCTGGCGCGATCCAGCCAGGTGTGGCGCACGCCCAGCCAAAGTTGGGTGTTGGCCGTCAGCGATACCACGTCGCGCAGATGCACTTCGGTGCTGCGCTCGGTGCGATCGACGTTGGCATAACTCGGTGTCGGGGCAGGATCGACCTGAATCGAACCGTCCACCGACCCCACGCCCGCCCATTCGTACCCTTGCGGCCCCAGACGGGCACGGTAGTCGCTCCACAACACACCGGTGCTGAGTTGATGCCGCAGGCCCGCCCATACCGCTTCACCTTCCAGCGTCCAAGCGGCGGCGGTGGTGGTGCGGCGCTCGCCCAGGCTGCGGAAATCGTACAGATCGACGTGGCCGTCGCTGCAATAGCTGGC is a genomic window of Vitreoscilla filiformis containing:
- a CDS encoding replication-associated recombination protein A, with the translated sequence MFAPAGPPPPLAERLRPLTLDEVIGQAHLLGPGRPLRRAFERGRLHSMILWGPPGVGKTTLARLLAGAVKLRFIVLSAVLAGVKDIREAVEQAHIARQAGQGTLVFVDEVHRFNKAQQDAFLPHVESGLFVFIGATTENPSFEVNSALLSRATVHVLHALDATDLRQLLTRAQSVLDAPPLSDAAASRLIAWADGDARRLLNAYDNLVAQAEGASELDEALLERSLGEQLRRYDKGGDQFYDTISALHKSVRGSDPDAALYWFARMIDGGADPRYLARRLIRMANEDVGNADPRALRLALDAAETYERLGSPEGELALAQAVVYLAVAPKSNAVYVAWKAAQALVKTQGSQPVPAHLRNAPTSLMKHLGHGAGYRYAHDEPGGFSAGQSYWPDGMPSHPLYQPVARGLELKIGEKLNQLRSLNEAANNPLPDRA
- a CDS encoding branched-chain amino acid ABC transporter permease, which produces MDIFVQQIINGLVLGSMYALVALGYTMVYGIISLINFAHGEVLMVGAMVSWTVITFLQDSGLPGWALLLLSLVAAIIVCSILNFTIEKIAYRPLRNAPRLAPLITAMGMSLLLQTLAMIIWKPNPKPFPSVIPMEVFFLWEDGPVITLTQILILVTTVTVLGLLLWLVNRTKLGRAMRATAENPRVASLMGVRPDHIISATFVIGATLAALAGIMWAANYGTVQHSMGFLPGLKAFTAAVFGGIGNLTGAMVGGVLLGLIEALGGGYLGELTGGVFGSHYVEIFAFLVLILVLTLRPSGLMGERVADRA
- a CDS encoding branched-chain amino acid ABC transporter permease → MKSQKIVIFLLAAFALLALPLLAGSFGQGWVRIMALALLYVLLALGLNIVVGYAGLLDLGYVAFYAVGAYMFALLASPHLTDNFEWIKAMFPEGLHMPIWLVIPMAALIAGVAGMVLGAPTLKLRGDYLAIVTLGFGEIIRVFMNNLEHPINLTNGPRGISQIDPMRLFGVDFSQPLHLGGLEIPGVTLYYYLFLALVVFAVVLCHRLADSRIGRAWMAIREDEIAAKAMGLNTRNLKLMAFGMGATFGGVSGAMFAAFQGFVSPESFTLMESVMIVAMVVLGGLGHIPGVILGALLLAALPEVLRYVAGPLQQLTDGRLDAAILRQLLIALAMIVIMLLRPRGLWPSPEHGKAAPHAVKLP
- a CDS encoding ABC transporter ATP-binding protein, which codes for MSQPVLNVQGVSKRFGGLQALSGVNMTILPGQVYGLIGPNGAGKTTFFNVITGLYTPDGGTFELGGAPYKPTTVHEVAKAGIARTFQNIRLFAEMTALENVMVGRHVRTNSGLLGAMFRTAGFKAEEAAIRRRAQELLDYVGIGNFAHYKARTLSYGDQRRLEIARALATDPKLIALDEPAAGMNATEKVVLRELIDRIRKDGRTILIIEHDVKLVMGLCDRVTVLDYGKQIAEGTAAEVQRNEKVIEAYLGAGHQPH
- a CDS encoding ABC transporter ATP-binding protein, which encodes MTQATLLKISGLKVAYGGIQAVKGASFEVREGELVSLIGANGAGKTTTLKAVTGLQPVMAGDIEYLGKSIKGQGAWDLARQGLVMVPEGRGTFTRMTIVENLQMGAYTRNDGEIDADIEKVFTTFPRLKERAQQLAGTMSGGEQQMLAMGRALMARPKVLLLDEPSMGLSPIMVDKIFEVIETIHGQGTTILLVEQNASRALALANRGYVMESGEVTMSGSGRDLLEDPQVRAAYLGH
- a CDS encoding SDR family oxidoreductase, whose product is MSYNIDLSGRVALVTGAASGLGEQFSRTLAKAGAAVVLAGRQLEALKTLRAEIEGFGGDAHVVALDVNDVDSIRAAVAHAETEMGALDILMNSASLSTTQKLTDVTPDDYDEVMSANTRGAFFVAQEVAKRMIARAKGAAPGTFTGGRIVNVASVVGLRAVSQLGVYAMSKAAVIQMTRAQALEWGKHGINVNAICPGYIDTELNHHHWQTEHGQRLLSSLPRKRVGEPKDLDSVLMMLCANESHFINGAIIQADDGFSV
- a CDS encoding YceH family protein encodes the protein MSDPHLVLTLLEARVLGVLVEKQHTVPDTYPLSLNALVAGCNQKTARSPVMDASEDDVLVALDGLKSHHLVQTVSGTRVVRFEHNMGRGLGVPSQSVALLTTLMLRGPQTVAELRLNSERLHRFADMSSVEAFLEELTEKSPTRVVKLPRAPGEREARWTHLLCGEPTLPAPSAAGTHGDAASVSAGELAALRAEVARLGQEVATLRASLAEVRRELGLPESTSLTPA
- a CDS encoding PaaI family thioesterase, encoding MNTPSSLYDRIAQNFAAQGLMATLGATLEAVEVGEVQIALPYSPKVSQQQGFVHAGAITSIVDSACGYAALTQLPPDKDVVSAEFKINLLRPAIGERFVAVGRVQNAGRTLIVCTGEVRAYTAHSDAYKVVALMQATMVGVAR
- a CDS encoding TonB-dependent siderophore receptor; protein product: MRPAPAMRWTPVAFVCAVGTLAGPVGAQEGVPPVAEVEVQGRPLARPVGVAGFGDVPLARTPLQATVVTSAQLADLGVDSVAGLSALDASVGDAYNAPGYWGSFRVRGFLLDPRANYRRDGMPINAETALLFNNVERVELLKGTSGIQAGVSAPGGLVNLVVKRPRMTAQRTLTAGWSENGTASLALDWNQPLDEATQSAVRFNLLSERLRPEVRDAQGHRHQIALAGQTRLTAVDWLEAELEVSRQVQPSVPGFSLLGGRLPSAQDVDPRVSLNNQRWSQPVVFDGQVASLRWTHELGESWRSVAQLMGQHLRTDDQAAFPLGCSNENNYASYCSDGHVDLYDFRSLGERRTTTAAAWTLEGEAVWAGLRHQLSTGVLWSDYRARLGPQGYEWAGVGSVDGSIQVDPAPTPSYANVDRTERSTEVHLRDVVSLTANTQLWLGVRHTWLDRASVNTDGSEAVAYRQAVTTPWVAVSYALAPQWVAYASWGQGVETSVVPNQPAYANAGQPLAALKSRQTELGLKFDGTTGGWSLGVFDIHQPKTADAGTCAGAGTCQRVVDGEAHHLGLEGTGEVRWGAWSLQGSAMWLRARRQGSATASLNGLVPENVAERALRAQLGYQWASGWAVQALVSHEGSRMVLPDNSLRLPSWTTLGLATRYTLRTSGHDLTLRAGVDNAADRRAWKESPYQYEHTYLYPLAPRTFRISVQMGL